The Cryptococcus deuterogattii R265 chromosome 3, complete sequence genome has a segment encoding these proteins:
- a CDS encoding ribosome assembly protein SQT1, translated as MSAHEEDQLQDPQLQEEDVVEIVEDDGEIPMDEDDDDNDKYDAEIIIGGPGPGEEDFMMDEEEDEGEQRADNSWGVNALHNQQQSIFTISLHPAFPAPPLAISGGEDDTGFIFCPIPADSEASASSSFNANTFPPVKLTGHTDSVIAAGWSFDGEMVATGGMDGKVIVWQRVKPQGSTGEASVDEWKNWSMIQELETGTEITWLQWHPKGNVIAAGCEDATVWLWNLPSGNTLNVLSSHTMTSTAGLFPPPNGRQLLTASLDSSLILWDPRDPNPLWKSSIFMPANSPELDPAEHGITALAVSPNGQIAAVGGSSGKVKLISMAKGDVLATRLVGHAEGESVEALLFVDLLNGAAGGNKGVVLVSAGTDGKAFVWDVATGRVRAELQHDEPITTLAGHPYPQLHLVTTASADSTLKTWDIRTGTLIATHTGHMGVVNGVAVAPAGESKVVVSAGDEGVSLIWKV; from the exons ATGTCCGCCCATGAGGAAGACCAGCTGCAAGATCCCCAACtccaggaggaggatgtagtGGAAAtcgttgaggatgacgGAGAGATCCCAatggacgaggacgatgatgataatgacAAGTACGATGCTGAAATCATCATCGGTGGCCCTGGTCCCGGAGAGGAAGACTtcatgatggatgaagaggaagatgagggagagcAGAGAGCAGACAACAGCTGGGGTGTGAACG CTCTCCATAACCAGCAACAATCTATTTTTACAATTTCTTTACACCCCGCTTTCCCTGCTCCTCCCCTCGCCATCTCtggtggggaagatgataccGGCTTCATTTTTTGTCCCATTCCTGCTGATTCTGAGGCATCGgcgtcttcatctttcaacGCGAACACTTTCCCTCCCGTAAAGTTGACGGGCCACACCGACTCTGTGATTGCCGCTGGATGGAGCTTTGACGGTGAAATGGTGGCTACAGGTGGTATGGACGGAAAGGTTATTGTTTGGCAGAGGGTTAAGCCTCAAGGATCAACGGGTGAGGCGTCTGTGGATGAATGGAAGAATTGGAGTATGATCCAAGAGCTGGAAACTGGTACTGAAATAACT TGGTTACAATGGCATCCCAAAGGTAACGTCATTGCTGCTGGTTGTGAGGACGCGACTGTCTGGTTATGGAATT TGCCCTCTGGCAATACTCTCAATGTTCTGTCTTCTCACACTATGACCTCAACCGCCGgtctcttccctcccccgAACGGCCGTCAACTCCTCACCGCCTCTCTCgactcttctctcatcctctgggACCCCCGAGACCCCAACCCCTTATGGaaatcttccattttcatGCCTGCCAACTCTCCCGAACTCGATCCCGCCGAGCACGGTATCACAGCTCTCGCTGTCTCTCCCAACGGCCAGATTGCCGCTGTGGGTGGTAGCAGTGGGAAGGTCAAGCTTATTAGCATGGCAAAGGGTGATGTGCTCGCCACAAGATTAGTCGGTCACGCCGAGGGAGAGAGTGTGGAAGCGCTTCTGTTTGTGGACCTTTTGAACGGCGCTGCTGGAGGAAATAAAGGTGTGGTTTTGGTCAGCGCGGGAACGGATGGAAAGGCATTTGTCTGGGATGTCGCTACTGGACGAGTACGAGCCGAGCTTCAACATGAT GAACCTATCACCACCCTCGCCGGGCATCCTTATCCCCAACTTCACCTTGTGACGACCGCCTCTGCCGACTCCACTCTCAAGACATGGGACATCCGTACTGGGACGCTCATCGCAACCCACACTGGTCATATGGGTGTCGTCAACGGTGTTGCTGTCGCGCCTGCGGGAGAAAGCAAGGTTGTTGTCAGTGCCGGTGATGAGGGTGTTAGCTTGATCTGGAAGGTTTAG
- a CDS encoding ubiquitin-conjugating enzyme E2 2 translates to MSTAAKRRLIRDFKRLTSDAPIGISGSPNPDNIMVWNAVIFGPPETPFEDGSFRLTLTFTDAYPNKPPTVRFISKMFHPNIYANGELCLDILQNRWSPTYDVAAILTSVQSLLNDPNPASPANVDAAQLFKENLKEYERRVKKTVELSWVDNADEIEAELVEADEGSSS, encoded by the exons ATG TCCACAGCTGCCAAGCGACGTCTGATTCGAGACTTCAAACGTCTCACTTCTGATGCCCCCATCGGTATCTCAGGCAGTCCCAATCCTGACAACATCATGGTGTGGAATGCCGTCATTTTTGGACCTC CCGAGACACCATTCGAAGATGGGTCTTTCCGACTCACTCTCACCTTCACTGATGCTTATCCTAACAAGCCTCCTACTGTCCGCTTTATCTCCAAAATGTTCCACCCGAATATCTATGCCAACGGCGAGCTTTGTCTGGATATCTTGCAGAACAGATGGAGTCCGACGTACGATGTGGCGGCGATCTTGACAAGTGTGCAAAGTCTACTGAATGACCCCAACCCGGCCAG TCCTGCGAACGTCGACGCTGCCCAACTCTTCAAGGAGAATCTTAAGGAATACGAACGGCGCGTCAAG AAAACTGTTGAGCTTTCATGGGTGGACAACGCAGATGAGATCGAGGCCGAATTGGTTGAAGCGGACGAAGGGAGCTCATCATAA